A genome region from Anopheles stephensi strain Indian chromosome 2, UCI_ANSTEP_V1.0, whole genome shotgun sequence includes the following:
- the LOC118502503 gene encoding irregular chiasm C-roughest protein-like, which produces MMFLTVKLLYFSIVFNVVCGRYATSTTDAEPHQQTFRITPNDIEAVQGDEVVLRCEIEHLAGRVQWTKDGFALGFGNEIVGYPRFSLNQNHSDGVYNLRITNTSYDDAALYQCQVGPAKHNHPIRAQAKLTVVATPKDFHAKFGRT; this is translated from the exons ATGATGTTTCTGACGGTGAAGTTGCTCTACTTTTCGATCGTCTTCAATGTTG TGTGCGGTCGATATGCGACGTCCACCACTGATGCCGAACCGCACCAGCAAACCTTCCGCATCACGCCGAACGACATCGAGGCGGTGCAGGGCGACGAGGTGGTGTTGCGCTGCGAGATCgaacaccttgccgggcgGGTCCAGTGGACCAAGGACGGGTTTGCGCTCGGCTTCGGTAATGAAATCGTCGGATATCCGAGGTTTTCCCTGAACCAGAACCACAGCGACGGTGTCTACAATCTGCGGATCACCAACACTTCCTACGACGATGCGGCCCTGTACCAGTGTCAGGTTGGGCCGGCGAAACACAACCATCCAATTAGAGCGCAGGCCAAGCTGACCGTCGTCG CAACACCCAAAGATTTTCATGCAAAATTTGGCCGAACTTAG